Proteins from a single region of Drosophila biarmipes strain raj3 chromosome 3R, RU_DBia_V1.1, whole genome shotgun sequence:
- the LOC108031889 gene encoding protein suppressor of hairy wing has translation MSASKEGKDKKVKILGVENISPSKDKQRPATRMKLLNDVGAGGDPETSPTTTATTSSKTLPNKQEKRGSVTGSRIKILNDEILATPKGEKKGAPKTTTPASSTVKILNEKRLPSATVTAVETAKIKTSPSKRKKMEHYVLQAVKTENSKADTTVTVATEEDDETIAYILADDEEVVPGRIEDTNGQEIVVTEEEDDDKDDVEEDGDGEGNTSHGTKIKEIVEHVCGKCYKTFRRVQSLKKHLEFCRYDSGYHLRKADMLKNLEKIEKDAVVMEKKDICFCCSESYDTFHLGHINCPDCPKSFKTQTSYERHIFITHSEFSDFPCSICNANLRSEALLALHEEQHKSRGKPYACKICGKDFTRSYHLKRHQKYSSCSSNETDTMSCKVCDRVFYRLDNLRSHLKQHLGTQVVKKPEYMCHTCKNCFYSLSTLNIHIRTHTGEKPFDCDLCDKKFSALVALKKHRRYHTGEKPYSCTVCNQAFAVKEVLNRHMKRHTGERPHKCEECGKSFIQATQLRTHSKTHIRPYACDQCEEKFKTEKQLERHVKTHSRTKRPVFSCTECKASFRTTALLKEHMDEGKHTPKQQRTAKRSAIKIMERTDCAICDKNFDSSETLRRHIRTVHECDPDDIFGVEPQPSKRAKKGKLSEIEVDEVVPVALNTSAGSLISSQTDDNGVVVREFLVDEGDGTAQTITLENETYTILPLDGAIEGEQLTDEAPVKPEGKKDEPQVSPAIKKEQRKCLAASLAAAIADNLDESLSDDEVSDEILTEEDLKLKANVGKLIDMLVDPPILKKYGWPNAPEEMVLCKVIENCGHDLTKGGENYAELDYGSRMREYCKLLFTVVIHNDSIKSLLNNFPIDDVIEYVLGDEEQEDGLDKDKDAEDKSTAGDDEPETITGDAEKEDVPAEAEKNTVPAETKEKSVTEEKKKAVPSETEKEKV, from the exons ATGAGCGCCTCCAAGGAGGGCAAGGACAAGAAGGTCAAGATACTGGGCGTGGAGAACATTTCGCCGTCCAAGGACAAGCAGCGTCCTGCCACCAGGATGAAGCTCTTAAATGACGTGGGAGCTGGAGGAGATCCAGAGACTTCGCCCACTACCACTGCCACCACGTCGTCGAAAACTCTACCGAATAAGCAGGAGAAACGTGGGAGCGTCACAGGATCCCGCATCAAAATACTCAATGATGAAATACTTGCCACTCCAAAGGGGGAGAAAAAAGGCGCTCCCAAGACCACTACGCCAGCCTCCTCCACCGTGAAGATTCTCAATGAGAAGAGGCTTCCCAGCGCCACCGTAACAGCCGTGGAAACCGCCAAGATCAAGACATCGCCCAGTAAGCGCAAGAAGATGGAGCACTACGTACTCCAGGCTGTGAAAACGGAGAACAGCAAGGCGGACACCACGGTCACTGTGGCAACCGAAGAGGATGACGAGACCATTGCCTACATTCTAGCAGATGACGAGGAAGTAGTGCCGGGCAGGATTGAGGATACAAATGGCCAGGAGATCGTTGTCACCGAGGAAGAGGATGACGACAAGGATGATGTTGAGGAGGACGGGGACGGCGAGGGTAACACCAGTCATGGGACAAAGATCAAGGAGATTGTCGAGCACGTGTGCGGCAAGTGCTACAAGACCTTCCGCAGGGTCCAGAGTCTAAAGAAACATCTGGAGTTCTGTCGCTACGACAGCGGCTATCATCTGCGCAAGGCCGACATGCTCAAGAACCTGGAGAAGATCGAGAAGGATGCCGTGGTGATGGAGAAGAAGGACATCTGCTTTTGCTGCAGCGAAAGCTACGACACCTTCCAT TTGGGCCACATCAACTGTCCAGACTGCCCCAAGTCGTTTAAGACGCAGACTAGCTACGAGCGTCACATCTTCATCACCCACTCCGAGTTCAGCGATTTTCCTTGCTCCATCTGCAACGCCAACCTACGCAGTGAGGCCTTGTTGGCGCTTCACGAGGAGCAACACAAGTCGCGTGGGAAGCCGTATGCCTGCAAGATCTGTGGCAAGGACTTTACGCGCTCCTACCACTTAAAGCGGCACCAAAAGTACTCATCCTGCTCGTCGAACGAGACTGATACTATGAGCTGCAAGGTGTGCGATCGTGTCTTCTATCGCCTGGACAACCTGCGATCCCATCTTAAGCAGCATTTGGGCACTCAGGTGGTGAAGAAGCCGGAGTACATGTGCCACACATGCAAGAACTGTTTCTACAGCCTGTCCACATTGAA CATACACATACGCACCCACACCGGAGAGAAACCCTTTGATTGCGATCTTTGCGACAAGAAGTTCTCCGCTTTGGTGGCCCTTAAGAAGCATCGACGCTATCACACTGGAGAGAAACCCTACAGTTGCACTGTG TGCAACCAAGCCTTTGCCGTCAAGGAAGTGCTTAATCGACACATGAAGCGTCACACTGGTGAGAGACCACACAAGTGTGAGGAGTGTGGCAAGAGTTTCATCCAGGCCACCCAGCTGCGCACCCATTCCAAGACCCATATTCGCCCCTATGCCTGCGATCAGTGCGaggaaaaattcaaaactgaGAAACA ACTTGAGCGCCATGTGAAGACCCACTCGCGCACAAAGCGCCCCGTCTTCTCCTGCACCGAATGTAAGGCAAGCTTCCGCACCACAGCATTGCTCAAGGAGCACATGGACGAGGGCAAACACACCC CAAAACAACAACGGACCGCCAAGCGTTCTGCCATCAAAATTATGGAGCGAACGGATTGCGCCATTTGCGATAAGAACTTTGATAGCAGCGAAACCCTGCGCCGGCACATTCGCACTGTTCATGAATGCGACCCAGATGATATTTTCGGTGTTGAGCCTCAGCCATCGAAGCGCGCAAAGAAGGGAAAACTCTCTGAAATCGAAGTGGACGAGGTTGTACCGGTGGCACTGAACACTTCGGCGGGCTCCTTGATTTCCAGCCAAACGGATGATAACGGCGTTGTGGTGCGAGAGTTCCTGGTGGACGAGGGCGATGGCACTGCCCAGACCATTACCCTGGAAAACGAGACTTACACAATATTGCCCTTGGACGGGGCCATTGAGGGAGAGCAGCTGACGGATGAGGCTCCAGTAAAGCCTGAGGGCAAAAAGGACGAGCCCCAAGTCTCGCCGGCAATCAAGAAGGAGCAACGCAAGTGCTTGGCCGCCAGCTTAGCTGCTGCAATCGCGGATAATCTGGATGAATCATTAAGCGACGATGAGGTCAGCGACGAAATTCTTACCGAAGAGGATCTGAAGCTCAAAGCGAACGTGGGAAAGCTTATAGACATGCTGGTGGATCCGCCCATCCTAAAGAAATACGGCTGGCCCAATGCCCCCGAGGAAATGGTGCTCTGCAAAGTAATCGAGAACTGTGGCCATGACTTGACCAAAGGTGGCGAGAACTACGCTGAACTGGATTACGGCAGCCGCATGCGAGAGTACTGCAAACTGCTCTTCACCGTCGTTATTCACAACGATTCCATCAAGTCATTGCTCAACAATTTTCCCATCGACGATGTCATCGAGTATGTGCTGGGTGATGAGGAACAGGAAGATGGCTTGGACAAGGACAAAGATGCCGAGGATAAGTCAACTGCAGGGGATGATGAGCCAGAGACAATCACAGGAGATGCTGAGAAGGAGGATGTACCTGCGGAAGCCGAAAAAAATACAGTCCCGGCGGAAACTAAAGAAAAGTCGGTTAcggaagaaaagaaaaaggcAGTCCCTTCGGAAACTGAAAAAGAAAAGGTTTGA
- the LOC108031823 gene encoding uncharacterized protein LOC108031823 isoform X2, translating to MDDSEFMFNEKQSIRDSGRTLKRYGSTCCNSLRNNETLIRHIVEKTDTLQGIALKYGCTTEQIRRANRLFASDSLFLRQFLFIPVEKNSPYYPQVPGESIAAFDAVLATPPGTPDANGQREAHNNANNLSQSSSNSFMKSNDISSSSSSSSSSSGSSSSCNTSGSGPSPGGSRSGGSQQQQQQPPQRPYSIAGELLVVQAGDEDPAMMHGHGGCSGKQSKSLDSVAAMTPEEENRKCMNDFLNKIDNTISESRKYVERSKDLVNSQSDADICISASADFFPQRRHPLNNSYKTNNNDRPPQYQRHSSTGSGNSSDTAHLLNTTQTRRVQNSLKRLEKQQDDFFEL from the exons ATGGACGACTCGGAATTCATGTTCAACGAGAAGCAATCGATCCGGGACTCCGGGCGCACCCTGAAGCGCTACGGGAGCACCTGCTGCAACAGCCTCCGCAACAACGAGACCCTCATCCGGCACATCGTGGAGAAGACGGACACGCTGCAGGGCATCGCCCTCAAGTACGGCTGCACG ACGGAGCAAATACGACGGGCCAACCGCCTCTTCGCCTCGGACAGCCTGTTCTTGCGTCAGTTTCTGTTCATCCCAGTGGAGAAGAACTCGCCCTACTATCCCCAGGTGCCAGGAGAATCGATAGCCGCCTTCGATGCCGTGCTGGCCACCCCGCCGGGCACTCCGGACGCCAATGGCCAGCGGGAGGCGCACAACAATGCCAACAATCTGAGccagagcagcagcaacagtttcATGAAGAGCAAcgacatcagcagcagcagtagcagcagcagcagcagcagtgggagcagcagcagctgcaacacAAGTGGCTCCGGTCCCAGTCCCGGAGGATCGCGTTCCGGcggcagccagcagcagcagcaacagccccCCCAGAGGCCCTACTCCATTGCCGGGGagctgctggtggtgcaggCCGGAGACGAGGATCCAGCGATGATGCACGGCCACGGTGGATGCAGCGGCAAGCAGAGCAAGAGCCTGGACTCGGTGGCCGCGATGACGCCCGAGGAGGAGAACCGAAAGTGCATGAACGACTTCCTCAACAAGATAGACAACACCATTTCCGAGTCTCGGAAATACGTGGAGCGATCCAAGGA CCTGGTCAACAGTCAGAGCGACGCGGACATCTGCATCAGTGCCAGCGCCGACTTCTTCCCGCAGCGCCGTCATCCGCTGAACAACTCCTACAAGACCAACAACAACGACCGTCCGCCGCAGTACCAGCGGCACAGCTCCACGGGCAGCGGGAACTCCTCGGACACGGCGCACCTGCTGAACACGACGCAGACGCGACGCGTGCAGAACTCGCTGAAGCGGCTGGAGAAGCAGCAGGACGACTTCTTTGAGTTGTAG
- the LOC108032231 gene encoding uncharacterized protein LOC108032231 — translation MAKPRSSGDAAGSGMGAAADAEPKLNYFQKLWRYRHYLVIEPFFFFYFMASVFNAVAMQNFPLDKACRVNLGYNKVVCDTMLDKSELGIECDDFDFENTTQGATPDLAGLVIGASGFNYTVCKAELEAQILAADVSGKRAPMAAIFPLIVLLFAGGWADRYNKRKPCMIMPIVGEALSFTCQIISSIFFDSLPMEFGAYCEAIVPALFGGLTFCLMAIYSYITLATPEEDRVFRFGIFAMFVTGVPFIGQPISGVLFTTLGYTWSFATAIVFQLIAIFYIIFFIKEVKSTPAATAQANEPPPLPTTLPPKQQGADNMAYETTNLDELPGNKNVNFQLTPQMEPKAEAAPPKRSLLKELFDPTLVLDCIRFPLVKRPNNGRMLLILLLCAYFLTVGPTSGENDYWYRFTLKKLAWNGNDFSIYLTLSSGAALVGTFIGTAILSKLLKVSDSMIGMLSALSIVCSRVLFAFSSSTTSFYVAGVVDMFVSLRVIAIKTIGSSIVAGDELSKMYSIFGISEPIAQFIFPPIFSEIYKSTVDSFPGAIWLFGEIFYIPNVLVFVVCYFLLRRRKSNEKKSAVELEQNGANVPDSEITSL, via the exons ATGGCAAAGCCAAGGTCGTCGGGGGATGCGGCTGGCAGTGGGATGGGAGCAGCGGCGGATGCGGAGCCCAAGCTCAACTACTTCCAGAAGTTGTGGCGCTACCGCCACTATCTGGTCATCGAGCCCTTCTTCTTTTTCTACTTCATGGCCTCCGTCTTCAATGCGGTGGCCATGCAGAACTTCCCCCTGGACAAGGCCTGCCGTGTGAATCTGGGGTACAACAAGGTCGTCTGTGACACCATGCTGGACAAATCCGAGCTGGGCATCGAATGCGATGACTTCGACTTCGAGAACACCACTCAGGGCGCCACCCCGGATCTCGCTGGCCTGGTGATCGGAGCTTCGGGATTCAATTACACGGTGTGCAAGGCGGAACTGGAGGCCCAGATCCTGGCGGCAGATGTCTCCGGCAAACGTGCCCCAATGG CTGCTATTTTCCCCCTGATTGTGCTTCTGTTCGCCGGAGGATGGGCAGATCGGTACAATAAACGCAAGCCCTGCATGATAATGCCAATTGTCGGAGAAGCATTATCCTTCACAT gtCAGATCATCTCTTCAATTTTCTTTGACTCGCTGCCCATGGAGTTCGGTGCTTATTGTGAAGCCATTGTTCCTGCTCTTTTTGGAGGACTGACTTTTTGTCTGATGGCGATTTATAGTTATATCACCCTTGCCACTCCCGAAGAGGATCGTGTTTTTCGCTTTGGCATCTTTGCAATGTTTGTGACAGGAGTTCCGTTTATAGGACAACCGATTAGTGGTGTACTCTTCACCACTTTGGGTTATACTT GGTCTTTTGCCACAGCCATCGTTTTCCAGTTGATCGCGATATTTTACATCATATTCTTCATAAAAGAGGTGAAGAGCACCCCTGCAGCTACCGCCCAAGCCAATGAGCCACCACCACTGCCCACCACCCTGCCGCCCAAGCAGCAGGGTGCCGATAATATGGCCTACGAGACCACGAATTTGGATGAACTGCCGGGAAACAAGAACGTCAACTTCCAGCTGACTCCCCAAATGGAGCCCAAAGCGGAGGCGGCGCCTCCGAAACGCTCCCTCCTCAAGGAACTCTTCGATCCCACTTTGGTGCTGGACTGCATCCGGTTCCCGCTGGTCAAGCGACCCAACAACGGACGCATGCTGCTGATCCTCCTGCTGTGTGCCTACTTCCTGACCGTGGGTCCCACATCGGGCGAAAACGACTACTGGTATCGATTCACCCTGAAGAAGCTCGCCTGGAACGGCAACGACTTCAGTATCTACCTGACCCTGTCCAGCGGTGCTGCCTTGGTGGGCACCTTCATTGGCACCGCCATTCTGAGCAAGCTGCTCAAGGTTTCGGATTCGATGATCGGCATGCTTTCAGCCCTGTCCATTGTGTGCTCCCGCGTTCTTTTT GCTTTCTCCAGCAGCACTACCTCATTCTACGTGGCAGGAGTGGTGGACATGTTTGTCAGCTTGCGAGTGATTGCCATCAAGACCATCGGTTCGAGCATCGTCGCTGGTGATGAGCTGA GCAAAATGTACTCCATCTTCGGCATCAGTGAGCCAATTGCGCAATTCATCTTCCCGCCCATTTTCAGTGAGATTTACAAGAGCACCGTCGACTCATTCCCAGGAGCCATTTGGCTGTTCGGTGAAATCTTTTACATTCCCAATGTCTTGGTCTTTGT GGTGTGCTATTTCCTCCTGCGACGCAGAAAGTCCAACGAGAAGAAGAGTGCTGTGGAGTTAGAACAGAATGGAGCCAATGTGCCCGATAGCGAGATAACTAGTCTATAA
- the LOC108031890 gene encoding TRAF3-interacting protein 1 — protein sequence MSDKDLDAIIQVTQKVLGKYLKKPPLTEKLLKKPPFRFLMDVFNNFIKQTGKFDGLYTPEEQSFENISSREDKIRYLQKMIDAVKLTTKSDLKVRTSKIVAGQEPELTNELLQAMASVAEKNLEWDGVVDQVVIAHSKTPLAITKPTKESKIPSKNPSPAGKDEDPKRRKEKRVSPQEQKLRKASDQASRSTPPTEKDKASQRKTKVPKDDTKLSRQNSKQKSPSPTKLKSKTKLQLSTESDNASMSMSPVPGGVTKQSAPEAAPAKVEQETKQVSPSKEKESLAEPEQETPPAPAPAPLAPPAEPESRKSSGRSRRSSGNHRQPEPNPAEIQPQPAAQSLESNSPPAPNNSDTKRDVPLSRENSKDSNQRPRTSLRPPSARPASARPGAPRRRNVEIVLQPNDQVKMSGINVKLETFGDLDDDGENLVIIEDANSHDIVEGTGGEEPVLEGQLDAQGRLVQQILETQKELVHQNAEVEPQQSQVARQSSARQVNDLRDVIQGLTKAINPMGKLLEFIPEDMDAMQLELNMWRESYTQASMELKKERSLTASATEPMKHQLEQINASIDEYRELIDESRHKILQNNARILKLMMEQ from the exons atgTCGGACAAAGATCTGGATGCTATAATCCAGGTGACCCAAAAGGTTCTGGGCAAGTACCTGAAGAAACCTCCGCTCACAGAGAAGCTGTTGAAGAAGCCCCCATTTCGGTTCCTCATGGACGTCTTTAATAAC TTCATCAAGCAAACTGGCAAGTTTGATGGTTTATATACGCCGGAGGAGCAGTCGTTCGAGAATATAAGCAGTCGGGAGGATAAGATACGATACCTCCAGAAGATGATAGATGCAGTCA AGCTTACTACCAAGTCGGACCTCAAAGTACGCACTTCAAAAATAGTTGCTGGTCAGGAGCCGGAGCTCACCAATGAGCTGCTGCAGGCAATGGCCAGTGTGGCGGAAAAGAACCTGGAGTGGGACGGCGTTGTGGACCAGGTGGTAATTGCACACAGTAAAACACCACTTGCCATCACGAAACCAACGAAGGAAAGTAAAATTCCTAGCAAAAATCCCTCGCCAGCCGGAAAGGATGAGGATCCCAAGCGTCGCAAGGAGAAACGCGTATCGCCGCAGGAGCAAAAGCTTCGCAAGGCCAGCGATCAGGCATCCCGGTCCACTCCACCAACGGAGAAGGATAAGGCATCCCAAAGGAAGACTAAAGTACCTAAGGATGATACCAAATTAAGTCGGCAGAACTCCAAGCAAAAGAGTCCTTCGCCCACTAAACTCAAGTCCAAAACCAAGCTGCAGTTATCCACAGAAAGCGATAATGCCAGCATGTCCATGTCGCCAGTGCCAGGAGGAGTAACCAAGCAGTCAGCCCCTGAAGCTGCTCCGGCTAAAGTTGAGCAGGAAACCAAACAGGTATCTCCCTCCAAGGAAAAGGAGTCCTTGGCGGAACCTGAACAGGAAACTCcaccagctccagctccagctccattAGCTCCACCAGCTGAGCCAGAAAGTCGCAAATCCTCCGGCAGGAGTCGCCGTTCTAGTGGTAACCATCGACAACCAGAACCCAATCCCGCTGAGATCCAACCCCAGCCAGCGGCGCAGTCCTTGGAAAGTAATTCTCCGCCCGCTCCCAACAACAGCGATACAAAGCGGGATGTTCCCCTTTCCAGAGAGAACTCTAAGGACTCCAATCAACGACCTAGAACATCACTAAGACCTCCATCAGCTCGACCGGCGTCCGCACGTCCTGGAGCTCCACGTCGGCGGAATGTGGAGATCGTACTGCAACCAAACGATCAGGTCAAGATGTCTGGCATCAATGTCAAGTTGGAAACCTTTGGCGACTTGGATGACGATGGCGAGAATCTGGTGATCATCGAAGATGCCAACTCCCATGACATTGTGGAAGGCACCGGAGGAGAAGAGCCTGTTTTGGAGGGTCAGCTCGATGCTCAGGGACGCTTGGTCCAGCAGATCTTGGAAACCCAAAAGGAGTTGGTTCATCAAAATGCCGAAGTGGAACCACAACAAAGTCAAGTGGCGCGTCAAAGTTCCGCTCGCCAGGTGAATGACCTGCGCGATGTGATCCAAGGTCTCACCAAGGCTATAAATCCAATGGGAAAACTTCTGGAGTTCATTCCCGAGGACATGGACGCCATGCAGCTGGAGCTAAACATGTGGCGCGAAAGTTACACCCAGGCCTCGATGGAACTCAAGAAGGAGCGCAGTCTCACTGCATCCGCCACGGAGCCCATGAAGCACCAGCTGGAGCAAATCAACGCCAGCATTGACGAGTACCGGGAGCTAATCGACGAGAGTCGTCACAAGATTCTGCAGAACAACGCCCGCATCCTCAAGTTGATGATGGAACAGTAA
- the LOC108031186 gene encoding DNA-directed RNA polymerase II subunit RPB9, with protein MTTAFDAAHTEGPGFVGIRFCQECNNMLYPKEDKENKILLYACRNCDYKQEADSNCIYVNKIMHEIDELTHIVPDVISDPTLPRTEDHACPKCSHREAVFFQAQTRRAEEEMRLYYVCTNQNCTHRWTE; from the coding sequence ATGACGACTGCCTTTGATGCTGCGCACACGGAGGGACCCGGCTTCGTGGGCATTCGGTTCTGCCAGGAGTGCAACAACATGCTGTACCCCAAGGAGGACAAGGAGAACAAGATCCTGCTGTACGCCTGCCGGAACTGCGACTACAAACAGGAAGCGGACTCCAACTGCATCTACGTGAACAAGATCATGCACGAGATCGACGAGCTGACGCACATTGTGCCGGACGTGATTTCCGATCCCACGCTGCCGCGCACCGAGGACCACGCCTGTCCCAAGTGCTCCCACCGGGAGGCGGTCTTCTTCCAGGCCCAAACACGTCGCGCCGAAGAGGAAATGCGACTGTACTACGTGTGCACCAATCAGAACTGCACCCACCGATGGACGGAGTAG
- the LOC108031823 gene encoding histone-lysine N-methyltransferase, H3 lysine-79 specific isoform X1, translating into MDYIVKAYKDWKLHSQFQEIVPDMDDSEFMFNEKQSIRDSGRTLKRYGSTCCNSLRNNETLIRHIVEKTDTLQGIALKYGCTTEQIRRANRLFASDSLFLRQFLFIPVEKNSPYYPQVPGESIAAFDAVLATPPGTPDANGQREAHNNANNLSQSSSNSFMKSNDISSSSSSSSSSSGSSSSCNTSGSGPSPGGSRSGGSQQQQQQPPQRPYSIAGELLVVQAGDEDPAMMHGHGGCSGKQSKSLDSVAAMTPEEENRKCMNDFLNKIDNTISESRKYVERSKDLVNSQSDADICISASADFFPQRRHPLNNSYKTNNNDRPPQYQRHSSTGSGNSSDTAHLLNTTQTRRVQNSLKRLEKQQDDFFEL; encoded by the exons TTTCAAGAGATCGTGCCCGACATGGACGACTCGGAATTCATGTTCAACGAGAAGCAATCGATCCGGGACTCCGGGCGCACCCTGAAGCGCTACGGGAGCACCTGCTGCAACAGCCTCCGCAACAACGAGACCCTCATCCGGCACATCGTGGAGAAGACGGACACGCTGCAGGGCATCGCCCTCAAGTACGGCTGCACG ACGGAGCAAATACGACGGGCCAACCGCCTCTTCGCCTCGGACAGCCTGTTCTTGCGTCAGTTTCTGTTCATCCCAGTGGAGAAGAACTCGCCCTACTATCCCCAGGTGCCAGGAGAATCGATAGCCGCCTTCGATGCCGTGCTGGCCACCCCGCCGGGCACTCCGGACGCCAATGGCCAGCGGGAGGCGCACAACAATGCCAACAATCTGAGccagagcagcagcaacagtttcATGAAGAGCAAcgacatcagcagcagcagtagcagcagcagcagcagcagtgggagcagcagcagctgcaacacAAGTGGCTCCGGTCCCAGTCCCGGAGGATCGCGTTCCGGcggcagccagcagcagcagcaacagccccCCCAGAGGCCCTACTCCATTGCCGGGGagctgctggtggtgcaggCCGGAGACGAGGATCCAGCGATGATGCACGGCCACGGTGGATGCAGCGGCAAGCAGAGCAAGAGCCTGGACTCGGTGGCCGCGATGACGCCCGAGGAGGAGAACCGAAAGTGCATGAACGACTTCCTCAACAAGATAGACAACACCATTTCCGAGTCTCGGAAATACGTGGAGCGATCCAAGGA CCTGGTCAACAGTCAGAGCGACGCGGACATCTGCATCAGTGCCAGCGCCGACTTCTTCCCGCAGCGCCGTCATCCGCTGAACAACTCCTACAAGACCAACAACAACGACCGTCCGCCGCAGTACCAGCGGCACAGCTCCACGGGCAGCGGGAACTCCTCGGACACGGCGCACCTGCTGAACACGACGCAGACGCGACGCGTGCAGAACTCGCTGAAGCGGCTGGAGAAGCAGCAGGACGACTTCTTTGAGTTGTAG
- the LOC108032039 gene encoding uncharacterized protein LOC108032039, translating to MMKATAWFCPVLLTLLCATRLVCTAQRGGGGGGAGAAGSGLGSGAEVVGSGRTNGYPLDYADARSTQDDFLLAKRNKPSLSIVNPLDVLRQRLLLEIARRQMKENSRQVELNRAILKNVGKRVLLRGAGSARVSRRYRQQWPVERDGPEELQLDRQQLLPWKHFPSQLWSYGWAQSPSYSPSSSQFADSLQSSSTRPQSQEKAQAQGQALPGQKAALLSYAKKPLDVAGMGLTSHRVNGNEANETNHEQGNGYGNGNGYGIENETENDDGNGASKNPARYVDDDEENYSDVGPEGVGVGLGEGVGLGLGMGLGLERFEVFADKPNWGNEELVASGGAGAGGGVRGAANANDRMPWSFPYRFHQSQHNVN from the exons ATGATGAAAGCCACAGCGTGGTTTTGCCCGGTGTTATTAACTTTACTGTGCGCCACAAGGCTCGTCTGCACGGCCCAaagaggcggcggcggcggcggagcagGAGCCGCGGGATCGGGACTGGGATCGGGAGCAGAGGTCGTCGGAAGCGGCCGCACAAACGGATATCCTCTGGACTACGCCGATGCACGGAGCACACAG GATGACTTTCTGCTGGCCAAGAGGAACAAGCCATCGCTGTCCATTGTCAATCCCCTGGATGTTCTGCGCCAGCGGCTGCTGCTGGAAATCGCACGGCGGCAAATGAAGGAGAACTCCCGCCAG GTTGAACTGAACCGCGCCATCCTGAAGAACGTGGGCAAGCGAGTCCTGCTGCGAGGAGCAGGATCTGCCAGGGTGAGCAGGCGGTACCGCCAGCAGTGGCCAGTGGAGCGGGATGGACCCGAGGAACTGCAGCTGGACCGACAACAGCTGCTGCCCTGGAAGCATTTCCCCAGCCAACTGTGGAGCTACGGATGGGCCCAGTCCCCGTCGTACTCGCCGTCGTCGTCACAGTTTGCGGATTCCCTGCAATCATCATCCACTCGACCGCAGTCCCAGGAAAAGGCGCAGGCACAGGGACAGGCACTCCCGGGTCAGAAGGCAGCCTTGCTCAGCTATGCGAAGAAACCTCTGGACGTGGCCGGAATGGGTCTAACCAGCCATCGGGTCAACGGAAATGAAGCCAACGAAACAAATCATGAACAGGGGAATGGctatgggaatgggaatggttATGGTATTGAGAATGAAACTGAAAATGACGACGGCAATGGGGCCAGTAAAAACCCGGCGAGGTATGTGGATGACGATGAGGAGAACTACAGTGACGTGGGACCGgagggagtgggagtgggactGGGCGAGGGtgtgggactgggactgggtaTGGGTCTGGGTCTGGAGCGGTTCGAAGTGTTCGCGGACAAGCCCAACTGGGGAAACGAGGAGCTGGTGGCCTCCGGCGGTGCTGGCGCTGGCGGCGGAGTTCGAGGTGCGGCCAATGCAAATGACCGAATGCCCTGGTCCTTCCCCTACCGCTTTCACCAAAGTCAGCATAATGTTAATTAA
- the LOC108031256 gene encoding pro-corazonin has protein sequence MLRLLLLPLFLFTLSMACMGQTFQYSRGWTNGKRSFNSPSPLLANGHFHRDRGSELGFTDLYDIQDWSSERKLERCLTQLQRSMIGRNCAPGSDFNTNRGDADTESNTHPRLSNINNENVLYSNANIPTRHRQTNELLEELTAAGGASAEPNVFGKH, from the exons ATGTTGCgcctcctgctgctgccgctcttCCTCTTCACGCTGTCCATGGCCTGCATGGGCCAGACGTTTCAGTATTCCCGGGGCTGGACGAATGGCAAGAGATCCTTCAACTCGCCATCTCCACTGCTGGCCAACGGGCACTTCCATCGGGATCGGGGAAGCGAGCTGGGCTTCACGGATCTGTACGACATTCAGGACTGGAGCAGCGAACGCAAATTGGAGCG ATGTCTGACGCAACTTCAACGTTCAATGATTGGTCGAAACTGTGCCCCGGGATCGGACTTCAATACCAACCGAGGAGATGCGGATACTGAGAGCAACACCCATCCCAGACTCTCCAATATTAATAACGAAAATGTGTTGTACTCCAATGCCAATATCCCGACTAGACATCGCCAGACGAATGAGCTGCTCGAGGAGCTGACTGCCGCTGGTGGAGCTTCTGCTGAGCCGAATGTATTTGGAAAACATTAG